From the genome of Thermogutta terrifontis, one region includes:
- a CDS encoding YhdH/YhfP family quinone oxidoreductase — MDFEALFVTKSSDGQTCISIGRAQSSQLPPGEVVIRVAYSSLNYKDALAARGHPGIVKKFPHVPGIDVAGAVEESGVYEFVPGDPVIVTGYELGAERWGGYAEFVRVPADWVLPLPKGLDFVDAMTLGTAGLTAGLCVDALLSHGISTEKGQIVVSGASGGVGSIAVAILGKLGFDVVAVTGKAHAHELLRELGAGSVVGREAVLADPEKPLLSGRWAGGVDTVGGDMLSSILRATKHSGCVAACGLAGGAHLRMTVYPFILRGVTLAGIDAAWQPLAKKAAIWERFAGPWRIEKLDRLRTMVPLKDLPMWFDRILNGEVMGRIVVEVGGSRVPLKR; from the coding sequence ATGGATTTTGAAGCGCTTTTTGTCACCAAGTCGAGCGACGGGCAGACTTGTATATCCATTGGACGGGCACAATCCTCACAACTTCCGCCGGGAGAAGTGGTAATTCGGGTGGCCTATTCGTCGCTCAATTACAAGGATGCACTTGCCGCCCGAGGCCATCCGGGCATTGTCAAGAAATTCCCACACGTGCCCGGAATTGATGTTGCTGGAGCCGTGGAGGAGAGCGGGGTCTACGAGTTTGTGCCGGGTGACCCGGTGATCGTTACCGGATACGAATTGGGAGCGGAGCGGTGGGGCGGCTACGCGGAGTTCGTCCGCGTCCCCGCCGATTGGGTACTTCCGCTGCCGAAAGGTTTGGACTTCGTCGACGCCATGACACTGGGGACGGCAGGCCTTACAGCAGGTCTCTGCGTGGATGCTCTTCTCAGCCATGGCATCAGCACGGAAAAAGGACAGATTGTCGTTTCGGGGGCATCAGGGGGAGTCGGGTCAATTGCTGTGGCGATTTTAGGCAAGCTGGGATTTGACGTCGTTGCCGTGACGGGAAAGGCCCATGCCCATGAGTTGTTACGCGAACTCGGAGCCGGGTCCGTTGTGGGCCGCGAGGCTGTGCTGGCCGATCCTGAAAAACCCCTGCTATCCGGTCGCTGGGCCGGCGGGGTGGATACTGTAGGGGGCGACATGCTCTCCAGTATTCTCCGCGCCACGAAACATTCTGGTTGCGTGGCTGCATGTGGTCTGGCGGGTGGTGCTCACCTCCGAATGACGGTCTATCCATTCATCCTGCGTGGTGTTACGCTTGCGGGAATCGATGCAGCCTGGCAACCCCTGGCAAAAAAGGCGGCCATTTGGGAAAGGTTTGCCGGACCCTGGCGAATCGAAAAGCTTGATCGACTCCGGACGATGGTCCCGCTCAAAGACTTGCCGATGTGGTTCGACCGAATTCTTAATGGGGAAGTGATGGGACGAATCGTCGTTGAGGTTGGCGGATCCCGCGTGCCGCTCAAGCGATAA
- a CDS encoding 4-hydroxybenzoate octaprenyltransferase yields MERKLPGVFITIRHYLELIRFSHTLFALPFAALSAAMAWAETPFRLRDLAGFLLCMVFARSTAMAFNRLVDREIDARNPRTAMRHLPRGILTVSQVVLFTVICGLGFVVSTLLFLPNIWPVLGAGPVLLFLLGYSYAKRFTWLSHFWLGTALALAPVAAWVAITGNFAWPPFVLAGAVILWVAGFDMIYACQDYEFDCQAGLKSLPAWLGVPMALRCAAILHAGMVIVLSCLPLVYSRLGTAYYAGIIGIAGLLIYEHLIVRPTDLSRVNEAFFHVNAVVSLGLFAVGVCDIWIL; encoded by the coding sequence ATGGAGCGTAAACTCCCAGGAGTTTTCATCACCATTCGTCATTACCTTGAACTGATCCGGTTCAGCCATACGCTTTTTGCGCTGCCATTCGCAGCGCTTTCGGCAGCCATGGCCTGGGCAGAGACACCTTTTCGACTCCGCGATCTGGCAGGATTTCTCCTTTGCATGGTGTTTGCCAGAAGCACAGCGATGGCGTTCAATCGCCTGGTGGATCGGGAAATTGATGCCCGGAATCCGCGGACGGCAATGAGGCACCTGCCGCGGGGGATTCTCACGGTATCCCAGGTGGTCTTGTTCACTGTAATCTGTGGCTTGGGGTTCGTTGTTTCGACTCTGTTGTTTCTCCCGAACATCTGGCCGGTTTTGGGAGCAGGGCCGGTTTTACTGTTTCTCCTGGGATACAGCTACGCCAAACGATTCACCTGGCTCTCTCATTTTTGGCTCGGGACAGCCCTCGCCCTGGCCCCGGTGGCGGCCTGGGTGGCGATCACGGGAAACTTCGCCTGGCCTCCTTTTGTGCTTGCCGGGGCAGTCATTCTTTGGGTAGCGGGGTTCGATATGATTTATGCATGTCAGGATTATGAGTTTGATTGTCAGGCCGGGCTAAAAAGCCTGCCGGCATGGCTGGGAGTGCCCATGGCCCTGCGGTGTGCGGCGATTCTTCATGCAGGGATGGTGATTGTGCTGTCCTGTTTACCGTTAGTTTATTCCCGATTAGGAACTGCGTATTATGCAGGTATCATTGGGATCGCGGGACTGTTGATTTATGAGCATCTGATCGTGCGCCCGACGGACCTCAGCCGCGTCAATGAGGCCTTTTTCCATGTGAACGCAGTCGTCAGTTTGGGACTGTTTGCCGTCGGCGTCTGCGATATTTGGATCCTGTGA
- a CDS encoding 2-phosphosulfolactate phosphatase produces the protein MIPRINVYALPDLVEPEELASGTVVVIDILRATTTIVHAIAAGATAVVPCGTVEEAERLAEMLRQTDPDAHVLLAGERECLPIPGFDLGNSPTEFQPDRVFRSVVIMTTTNGTQAFRRCRKASKVIAGAFVNASRVLQELFEETSAIHLLCAGADGEVTRDDVLFAGYLVDRLERRSGLRYEMNAQALTARENWQASFVEPYVSGAEPLPPELLASQLRRSRAGEKLVAAGMEHDILEAARVDRFSCLPVFDPASGIIVGH, from the coding sequence ATGATTCCGCGCATTAATGTTTACGCCTTGCCAGATCTTGTGGAACCGGAGGAGCTCGCCTCGGGCACCGTGGTGGTCATCGATATTCTTCGGGCGACCACAACGATTGTGCATGCCATTGCCGCCGGAGCCACCGCCGTCGTTCCGTGCGGCACGGTTGAAGAAGCTGAGCGGCTCGCGGAAATGCTGCGTCAAACCGATCCCGACGCCCATGTCTTACTGGCGGGAGAAAGGGAGTGCCTGCCCATCCCAGGGTTCGACCTGGGTAATTCACCGACGGAATTTCAACCTGATCGGGTCTTTCGCTCTGTGGTCATCATGACCACCACAAACGGAACACAGGCCTTTCGTCGCTGTCGTAAGGCTTCCAAGGTCATCGCAGGGGCCTTCGTCAACGCATCGCGGGTGCTGCAAGAGTTGTTTGAAGAAACCTCGGCTATTCACCTGTTGTGCGCGGGAGCCGACGGCGAAGTAACCCGCGACGACGTGCTCTTCGCAGGTTATCTGGTGGACCGCCTGGAACGTCGCAGTGGACTCCGATATGAGATGAACGCCCAGGCCTTGACCGCTCGGGAGAATTGGCAGGCGAGTTTCGTGGAACCGTACGTGTCGGGAGCTGAGCCTCTGCCTCCGGAACTTCTCGCCAGTCAACTTCGTCGCAGCCGGGCAGGAGAGAAGCTCGTCGCTGCGGGGATGGAACACGACATCCTGGAGGCTGCACGGGTGGATAGATTTTCTTGTCTTCCCGTATTTGACCCCGCTTCGGGAATTATCGTGGGTCACTGA
- a CDS encoding threonine synthase yields the protein MDETHIACPKCGGLLEVAYDWDRLPLPTALRDFEEHWCRRADPHSFSGVWRFHALLPFAPREMCVTIGEGQTLLQRSDPVAEYVGLRPGSLFLQYEGLNPSGSFKDNGMAAAFTHARLVGATRAACASTGNTSASLALYCSVTRLMRAIIFIGSGKIAYGKLAQALDYGALTVQIAGDFDDAMKRVQEVSRSLGIYLVNSVNPFRLEGQKTIMLRVLEALRWEVPDWIVVPGGNLGNSSAFGKAFRELRDLGLIKKVPRLAVINAVGANTLYRLYECEGLRWNGGRVDGEKLSQFYGEMDREGRRASTIASAIEINRPVNLWKCLQALEVCQGVVREVTDQEILDAKAQVGAGGLGCEPASAASVAGAKRLVSEGVITKDELVVCILTGHQLKDPTATVAYHTTDQQMFNEVLGKRGVRRATFANRAVTVANDLNEIIKAIHLYG from the coding sequence GTGGACGAAACACATATTGCTTGTCCAAAGTGCGGCGGGCTGCTGGAAGTGGCCTATGATTGGGATAGACTGCCGCTTCCCACGGCCCTGCGAGATTTTGAAGAGCATTGGTGCCGACGTGCAGATCCCCATTCCTTCAGCGGCGTCTGGCGGTTCCACGCCCTTTTGCCTTTTGCCCCCCGCGAAATGTGCGTGACCATCGGCGAGGGGCAGACTCTGCTGCAAAGATCAGATCCGGTGGCTGAATATGTGGGACTTCGGCCGGGATCTCTCTTCCTCCAATATGAGGGGCTCAATCCCTCGGGAAGTTTCAAAGACAACGGAATGGCCGCCGCATTCACTCATGCCCGATTGGTCGGGGCCACCCGCGCAGCGTGCGCTTCGACCGGAAACACCAGCGCGTCACTGGCGCTCTACTGTTCTGTGACGCGCCTGATGCGAGCCATCATTTTCATTGGCTCCGGAAAAATTGCCTATGGAAAGTTGGCGCAGGCTCTCGACTATGGGGCGCTCACGGTTCAAATCGCCGGAGATTTCGACGACGCGATGAAGCGAGTCCAAGAGGTGAGCCGCTCGCTGGGAATCTATCTCGTCAACAGTGTCAATCCATTTCGGCTGGAAGGGCAGAAGACGATCATGCTCCGGGTGCTGGAAGCCCTTCGCTGGGAGGTTCCCGACTGGATTGTCGTCCCCGGCGGCAACCTGGGAAACAGCAGCGCCTTTGGCAAGGCTTTTCGCGAATTGCGGGATCTCGGGCTGATCAAAAAGGTGCCTCGACTGGCAGTCATTAATGCCGTTGGTGCCAACACCCTTTACCGCCTCTACGAATGTGAGGGCCTCCGCTGGAACGGGGGCCGGGTCGATGGAGAGAAGCTTTCCCAGTTTTACGGAGAAATGGATCGCGAGGGACGCCGGGCTTCGACCATTGCCAGCGCCATTGAAATCAATCGACCCGTCAACCTCTGGAAATGTTTACAGGCCTTGGAAGTCTGTCAGGGAGTCGTTCGCGAGGTAACGGATCAGGAAATCCTGGATGCCAAGGCCCAGGTTGGTGCCGGTGGTCTGGGCTGTGAGCCGGCCAGCGCTGCAAGCGTGGCAGGTGCCAAAAGACTAGTTAGCGAGGGGGTTATCACGAAAGACGAGCTGGTCGTCTGCATCCTCACCGGACATCAGTTGAAGGATCCAACCGCGACAGTTGCCTATCACACCACGGATCAGCAAATGTTTAACGAGGTGCTCGGTAAACGAGGGGTCCGTAGAGCCACCTTCGCCAATCGCGCGGTGACGGTGGCCAATGATTTGAACGAAATCATCAAGGCCATTCATCTGTACGGGTGA
- a CDS encoding UbiX family flavin prenyltransferase encodes MKRQIVVAITGASGVTYAVRLIEVLLAAACDVHLTISRAGRTVLKEELDLSVDLENFAPGMLLLDNAERAEDPKLKVMRAIAGITGESSHVLATPVGEPGQLTYYHYKRLTAPIASGSFPTHGMVICPCSMSTLSTIVHGGGTNLIHRAAEVHLKERRKLILVPRETPLSLIHLRNMALAAEAGAVVLPAMPAFYHGVVTVRDLVDFIVARIIDQLGIENELIRRWGT; translated from the coding sequence ATGAAACGACAAATTGTTGTCGCCATTACCGGTGCAAGCGGGGTGACGTATGCGGTCAGGCTGATCGAAGTTCTTCTGGCGGCCGCCTGCGACGTGCACCTGACCATCAGTCGCGCTGGACGGACGGTGCTCAAGGAGGAACTCGATCTTTCCGTGGACTTGGAAAACTTTGCCCCGGGGATGTTGTTGCTCGACAATGCAGAAAGAGCCGAAGACCCCAAATTAAAGGTCATGCGTGCGATTGCCGGAATTACCGGGGAGTCGAGTCATGTTCTGGCGACCCCGGTGGGCGAACCAGGGCAACTGACGTACTATCACTATAAACGCTTGACAGCCCCTATTGCGAGCGGGTCATTTCCCACACATGGAATGGTAATCTGTCCCTGCTCCATGAGCACCCTGAGCACGATCGTCCATGGGGGAGGTACTAACCTGATCCACCGCGCCGCTGAAGTGCACCTTAAAGAACGACGTAAGCTCATCTTGGTCCCGCGCGAGACCCCCTTGTCACTCATTCATCTACGAAATATGGCGCTGGCGGCCGAAGCTGGTGCTGTGGTCCTCCCGGCGATGCCCGCTTTTTATCACGGGGTGGTGACGGTACGGGACTTGGTCGATTTTATCGTGGCCCGAATTATCGACCAGCTTGGTATTGAAAATGAACTGATTCGTCGGTGGGGAACGTAA
- the ubiE gene encoding bifunctional demethylmenaquinone methyltransferase/2-methoxy-6-polyprenyl-1,4-benzoquinol methylase UbiE, whose amino-acid sequence MGGVSLEVQDGRGVKVDKQADRIREMFAEISPRYDFLNHFLSCGQDVLWRRKVAQLLTGLGRGPVLDVCCGTGDLILEFFRVVRHQVPLVGIDFCRSMLRLAQKKAQKKGAKIWFIEGDGLTLPFPEDQFATVAVAFGLRNMADMRRGLAEMYRVCRPEGQVAVLEFTLPRAPVFGKFYRYYFQYVLPRIGQWLAPNRHEAYGYLPASVLEFPQGNSLLREMEAAGLKHLWYRSFTFGVATLYVGTK is encoded by the coding sequence ATGGGTGGAGTGTCGTTAGAGGTGCAGGATGGTCGTGGGGTGAAGGTGGACAAGCAAGCGGATCGGATCCGCGAAATGTTCGCCGAGATATCCCCCCGGTACGATTTCCTCAACCATTTCCTCTCCTGTGGTCAGGATGTGCTCTGGCGGCGCAAGGTGGCGCAGCTTTTGACAGGCCTTGGACGGGGGCCTGTACTCGATGTGTGTTGTGGTACCGGAGACCTGATCCTCGAGTTTTTTCGCGTGGTCCGACACCAGGTGCCGTTGGTAGGGATTGACTTCTGTCGTTCCATGTTGCGACTGGCGCAAAAGAAAGCTCAGAAAAAAGGGGCAAAAATATGGTTTATTGAGGGTGACGGCTTAACCTTGCCCTTTCCAGAGGATCAATTTGCCACAGTGGCGGTTGCGTTTGGTTTACGCAATATGGCCGACATGCGACGAGGTCTTGCGGAAATGTATCGGGTGTGCCGTCCGGAAGGGCAGGTGGCCGTTCTGGAGTTCACACTCCCCCGTGCCCCCGTGTTTGGGAAGTTCTACCGCTATTATTTCCAATACGTCCTTCCACGGATAGGACAATGGCTGGCACCCAATCGGCACGAAGCCTACGGCTATCTTCCCGCGAGTGTTCTTGAATTTCCGCAGGGCAACTCCCTTTTGCGCGAGATGGAAGCCGCGGGATTAAAACATCTGTGGTATCGTTCGTTTACCTTCGGTGTGGCAACACTCTACGTGGGGACCAAATGA
- the mqnE gene encoding aminofutalosine synthase MqnE — translation MSIATLTTPSSIRKRLEEIQSKVSTGKRLSFEDGVFLFQPEVPLHELGRLAEEVCLRRHGRNVFYNLNMHLNPTNVCVYRCKLCAFYRTGKEPDAYYMTEDQILKRAEEADRSGCTEIHIVGGLPGDKPFEWYVEILHLIHSHFPRLHLKAWTAVEIAWFCRISGLSVEKVLERLLEAGLGSLPGGGAEIFHPQVRQKISAGKADGETWLNVHRIAHRMGLKTNATMLFGHIEAPEHRVDHMLRLRELQDETGGFQVFIPLPFHPQGTALSHLPKPSAFDCLRTLAVARLFLDNFPHIKAYWIALGVGLAQTALAYGANDLDGTVRYETIYHDAGAESPEALSVGELCGLIREAGREPVERDSLYRRVRRVSPTEWEIAEDSQSHGK, via the coding sequence ATGAGCATCGCAACCCTCACCACACCTTCTTCCATTCGAAAGAGATTGGAGGAAATCCAGAGCAAGGTATCAACGGGCAAGCGATTGTCCTTTGAAGATGGGGTGTTCCTATTTCAGCCGGAGGTCCCGCTTCATGAGCTAGGCCGACTTGCCGAGGAAGTATGCCTGAGGCGGCACGGACGAAATGTTTTTTATAATCTGAATATGCATCTCAATCCCACGAATGTTTGCGTTTATCGCTGCAAATTATGTGCATTCTATCGAACGGGAAAAGAACCCGACGCCTACTACATGACGGAAGATCAAATTCTCAAGCGTGCGGAGGAAGCCGATCGATCGGGCTGCACTGAAATCCACATCGTGGGTGGCTTGCCGGGCGACAAGCCGTTTGAATGGTACGTGGAAATTCTGCATCTCATTCACAGCCATTTCCCGCGACTTCACCTCAAAGCCTGGACCGCGGTGGAGATCGCCTGGTTCTGTCGAATTTCTGGATTGTCTGTTGAAAAGGTCTTGGAACGCCTTCTCGAGGCAGGTTTGGGAAGTCTTCCCGGCGGCGGTGCGGAGATTTTCCATCCCCAGGTCCGTCAGAAAATTTCCGCCGGCAAAGCCGATGGCGAAACTTGGCTGAACGTCCATCGAATAGCCCACCGGATGGGACTGAAGACCAACGCGACAATGCTGTTTGGCCATATTGAGGCACCCGAGCACCGCGTCGATCATATGTTGCGGTTGCGGGAACTACAGGACGAAACAGGGGGGTTCCAGGTTTTCATCCCTCTTCCGTTTCATCCTCAGGGGACGGCCCTCAGTCATCTCCCCAAACCCTCTGCCTTCGACTGTTTGCGGACCCTTGCGGTGGCAAGGCTCTTTCTGGATAATTTCCCGCACATTAAGGCGTACTGGATTGCGTTGGGGGTTGGACTGGCCCAGACGGCGCTCGCTTATGGGGCGAACGACCTCGACGGGACTGTGCGGTACGAGACGATCTATCACGATGCGGGGGCGGAATCGCCAGAGGCTCTCAGTGTAGGGGAACTGTGCGGACTGATCCGGGAAGCTGGACGAGAACCTGTCGAACGCGATAGTCTGTATCGCCGTGTGCGGAGGGTCAGCCCGACCGAATGGGAGATTGCGGAAGATAGTCAATCGCATGGGAAATGA
- a CDS encoding SpoIIE family protein phosphatase has protein sequence MAELRQIEGPDRGRVFPIDADCVVLGRHPHCNIVLDIGAVSRQHAQIVRTPTGYFVEDLNSRNGTFLNEQRLHGRRPLRHGDRIRICDLVFVFHDAPSSTGEGGQSTLTEAAWVEDEERFRTGSTIMSRLDATSPTNRLQVNPEAKLRALMEISQNLGKAIGLEQVLDKVLQSLLNVFTQADRGFVILRDQSTGKLIPRAVRSRRPEDQENLRISKTIVNAVVQSKQAVLSADVATDSRFDLSQSIADFPIHSVMCVPLIGSDGTVLGVIQMDTRQRRARFTQEDLEVLVSVASLVAVVVENAILHEVSVREELLRRELALAHQVQQGFLPSSPPKIDNYEFFDHYDPAHEIGGDYFDYVSLPAKRLAIVLADVSGKGIAAALLMAKLSAEMRYCLVSEGSPQAALKRLNNIFCSERWEDRFITMILAILDPITHRFWLVNAGHYPAILRRADGRIEILGETNAGLPIGDPKNGEYVAETGVFEPGDVLVLYTDGMLDALNEFGESFGQDRLLEVIRQTSGPVTEIGNALVNAVHRFVGPRAQTDDICLVILGRSANQGSADQFSEEDHQLPSAKLSD, from the coding sequence ATGGCTGAATTGCGTCAAATTGAAGGTCCCGACCGGGGGCGCGTTTTTCCCATCGATGCTGATTGCGTCGTTCTGGGACGGCATCCGCACTGCAATATTGTCCTAGACATTGGTGCTGTAAGCCGACAGCACGCGCAAATCGTGAGGACCCCCACCGGCTATTTTGTGGAGGATCTGAACAGTCGCAACGGGACCTTCCTTAACGAGCAGAGGCTCCACGGGCGCCGGCCTCTCCGACATGGGGACAGAATCCGCATTTGTGACCTTGTCTTTGTGTTTCATGACGCTCCCTCGAGTACCGGCGAGGGAGGACAGAGCACTCTCACAGAGGCCGCGTGGGTGGAAGACGAAGAGCGTTTTCGGACGGGGTCCACCATTATGTCCCGGCTGGACGCCACCTCCCCGACAAATCGCCTCCAGGTGAACCCCGAGGCGAAATTGCGAGCACTTATGGAAATCAGTCAGAACTTGGGGAAGGCGATCGGGTTGGAGCAGGTTCTGGACAAAGTTTTGCAGAGCCTCCTCAATGTTTTTACCCAGGCGGATCGCGGCTTCGTCATTCTGCGAGACCAGAGCACCGGAAAGTTGATTCCGCGAGCGGTTCGTTCACGACGACCAGAGGATCAGGAGAATCTGCGAATCAGCAAGACGATTGTCAATGCCGTCGTGCAGAGCAAGCAGGCTGTCCTGTCGGCTGATGTGGCCACCGATTCGCGTTTCGACCTCAGCCAGAGTATTGCGGATTTTCCCATTCACTCGGTGATGTGCGTTCCTCTCATTGGCAGTGACGGTACTGTCCTGGGAGTGATCCAAATGGACACACGCCAAAGGAGGGCGCGCTTCACACAGGAAGATTTAGAGGTTCTCGTGAGTGTCGCCAGCCTGGTGGCGGTTGTTGTCGAGAACGCCATCCTGCATGAGGTTTCCGTGCGGGAAGAGTTGCTCCGGCGGGAACTCGCGCTTGCTCACCAGGTTCAGCAAGGATTTTTGCCGTCCTCGCCTCCCAAAATTGATAATTATGAGTTCTTTGACCATTATGACCCTGCGCATGAAATTGGTGGCGATTACTTTGATTACGTATCCCTTCCCGCCAAGCGACTCGCGATTGTCCTGGCCGATGTTTCCGGAAAAGGGATTGCAGCGGCTTTGCTCATGGCGAAACTCTCGGCCGAAATGCGGTATTGCTTGGTGAGCGAGGGAAGTCCCCAGGCGGCCCTGAAACGTCTCAACAACATTTTCTGCAGCGAGCGGTGGGAAGATCGCTTTATCACAATGATTTTGGCCATTCTCGATCCGATCACACACCGATTTTGGCTTGTCAACGCGGGCCATTATCCGGCAATCCTTCGGAGGGCCGACGGAAGAATTGAGATTCTTGGTGAGACCAACGCCGGATTGCCCATTGGGGATCCAAAAAATGGAGAATATGTCGCTGAAACTGGAGTATTCGAACCCGGGGATGTTCTCGTCCTTTACACGGATGGCATGCTCGATGCCCTCAATGAATTTGGCGAGAGCTTCGGCCAGGATCGCTTGCTGGAGGTCATTCGACAGACATCGGGTCCAGTCACGGAAATCGGAAATGCTTTGGTCAATGCCGTTCACCGTTTTGTGGGTCCACGGGCACAGACCGACGACATCTGCCTTGTGATATTGGGCCGCAGTGCGAATCAGGGTTCCGCTGACCAGTTCTCGGAAGAAGATCACCAGCTGCCTTCTGCCAAGCTGTCTGACTGA
- the dapB gene encoding 4-hydroxy-tetrahydrodipicolinate reductase yields the protein MEKIRVVVSGAAGRMGQRVITLAAEEPDLAIVGALEAPNHPKLGQDAGVVAGREPLGVPLSAEFQGKADVLIDFSHVSGFDSVVRTCRNNRLALVFATTGITPEQERALVELAEFVPVIRSPNMSLAVNVAMKLCQMAAEALKDKDADVEIIERHHRFKEDAPSGTALQFGNLISQIMGQIVHRHGRQGRPGRRPHEEIGYHAVRVGDNPGEHTIIFGLLGETLEITVRATNRDAYAKGALAAARFVVKQPPGLYGMRDVLGL from the coding sequence ATGGAGAAGATACGTGTTGTCGTCTCAGGGGCGGCCGGTCGGATGGGACAACGGGTGATTACTCTCGCCGCGGAGGAGCCCGATCTCGCCATTGTTGGGGCTCTGGAAGCTCCCAATCATCCCAAACTGGGACAAGACGCGGGAGTTGTAGCGGGGCGTGAGCCTCTAGGCGTTCCGCTGTCAGCGGAATTTCAAGGGAAGGCGGACGTGTTGATTGATTTTTCCCACGTCAGTGGGTTTGACAGTGTCGTCAGGACATGTCGCAACAACCGTCTCGCTCTTGTCTTTGCCACCACGGGAATCACACCCGAGCAAGAGCGCGCCCTTGTAGAGCTGGCGGAATTTGTACCGGTCATTCGTTCCCCAAATATGAGCCTCGCGGTCAACGTCGCGATGAAGCTGTGCCAGATGGCTGCCGAGGCTCTCAAAGACAAGGATGCGGACGTCGAGATCATTGAACGCCACCATCGCTTTAAGGAAGATGCCCCAAGTGGGACCGCGCTACAGTTCGGGAATTTGATCTCTCAAATCATGGGCCAAATTGTCCATCGTCATGGACGCCAGGGACGTCCGGGCCGGAGACCGCACGAGGAAATCGGCTACCACGCTGTGCGAGTGGGAGACAACCCGGGGGAGCACACGATTATCTTCGGTTTGCTTGGCGAAACGCTGGAAATCACGGTGCGCGCAACCAACAGGGATGCGTACGCCAAGGGAGCCCTGGCCGCTGCCCGGTTCGTGGTCAAACAGCCGCCAGGGCTTTACGGAATGCGAGACGTACTTGGGCTCTGA